In one window of Streptomyces sp. NBC_01224 DNA:
- a CDS encoding roadblock/LC7 domain-containing protein, whose amino-acid sequence MIQQRGNMDWMLKELADDVPDIHQIVVLSADGLRIARHGGDPDVADRLAAACAGLQSLAAAVASEIPYSDGLMRLVVIEVTGGFFYLMAAGTGAYLAVLAGETVDAGLVGSRMRDMVVRIGAHLTSPPRHDGQAG is encoded by the coding sequence GTGATCCAGCAGCGGGGAAATATGGACTGGATGCTCAAGGAACTGGCAGACGACGTGCCGGACATCCACCAGATCGTGGTGCTCTCCGCCGACGGTCTGCGCATCGCCCGGCACGGCGGCGACCCCGATGTCGCCGACCGCCTCGCGGCGGCCTGCGCGGGGCTGCAGAGCCTGGCCGCCGCCGTCGCCTCCGAAATCCCTTACAGCGACGGCCTTATGCGCCTCGTCGTCATCGAAGTCACCGGCGGCTTCTTCTACTTGATGGCCGCCGGAACCGGGGCGTACCTCGCGGTCCTTGCCGGTGAGACGGTCGACGCGGGGCTCGTCGGGTCGCGGATGCGCGACATGGTCGTCAGGATCGGCGCCCACCTGACGAGCCCGCCGCGCCATGATGGGCAGGCCGGATGA
- a CDS encoding 6-phospho-beta-glucosidase: MKLTILGGGGFRVPLVYGALLADHAEGRVTAVTLYDTDAGRLTAIARVLGEQAANVPDAPAVTATTELDEALSGADFVFSAVRVGGLEGRATDERVALDQGVLGQETVGAGGIAYGLRTVPVAVDLAQRIARLAPDAWVINFTNPAGLVTEAMSRHLGDRVIGICDSPVGLGRRIARVLGADPDRSRIDYVGLNHLGWVRALHVDGRDELPRLLADPELLGSFEEGRLFGVDWLQSLGAIPNEYLHYYYFNREAVRAYQDAEQTRGSFLREQQEGFYARVKDPAAPALPAWDRTRAEREATYMSENREVAGVGERDESDLESGGYEKVALALMRAVARNERTSLILNVRNRTTLSVFDTDAVIEVPCLVDANGARPVAVDPLPYHAVGLVTAVKAVERAVLDAAESGSRATAVKAFALHPLVDSVTVAGRLLDGYTKAHPGLAYLNRP, from the coding sequence GTGAAGCTGACAATTCTGGGCGGCGGCGGATTCCGGGTTCCACTCGTGTACGGGGCGCTGCTCGCCGATCACGCCGAGGGCCGCGTGACCGCGGTCACCCTCTACGACACCGACGCCGGCCGGCTCACCGCTATCGCCCGGGTGCTCGGCGAACAGGCCGCGAACGTCCCGGACGCGCCCGCCGTCACCGCCACCACCGAGCTCGACGAGGCGCTGAGCGGCGCCGACTTCGTCTTCTCGGCGGTTCGCGTCGGAGGTCTCGAAGGGCGGGCCACCGACGAACGGGTCGCCCTCGACCAAGGCGTACTCGGCCAGGAGACGGTCGGGGCGGGCGGCATCGCGTACGGGCTGCGCACCGTGCCCGTCGCCGTCGACCTCGCCCAACGCATCGCGCGGCTCGCCCCGGACGCCTGGGTCATCAACTTCACCAACCCGGCAGGCCTGGTCACCGAGGCCATGTCCCGTCACCTGGGGGACCGGGTCATCGGCATCTGCGACTCCCCGGTCGGCCTCGGCCGCCGAATCGCTCGGGTGCTCGGCGCCGACCCCGACCGATCCCGGATCGACTACGTCGGCCTCAACCATCTCGGCTGGGTCCGCGCACTGCACGTCGACGGCCGCGACGAACTCCCGCGGCTGCTGGCGGACCCGGAACTTCTCGGTTCCTTCGAGGAAGGCAGACTCTTCGGCGTCGACTGGCTGCAGTCGCTGGGCGCCATCCCCAACGAGTATCTGCACTACTACTACTTCAACCGGGAAGCCGTACGCGCCTACCAGGACGCCGAGCAGACCCGGGGCTCCTTTCTCCGTGAGCAGCAGGAGGGCTTCTACGCCCGGGTGAAGGACCCGGCCGCCCCCGCACTGCCGGCCTGGGACCGCACCCGCGCCGAACGCGAAGCCACCTATATGTCGGAGAACCGGGAGGTCGCCGGGGTCGGCGAGCGGGACGAGAGCGATCTGGAGTCCGGCGGCTACGAGAAGGTGGCGCTCGCCCTCATGCGGGCCGTCGCCCGCAACGAACGGACCTCGCTCATCCTCAACGTCCGCAACCGCACGACGCTTTCCGTGTTCGACACGGACGCCGTCATCGAGGTGCCGTGCCTGGTCGACGCGAACGGCGCCCGTCCCGTCGCCGTCGACCCGCTTCCGTACCACGCCGTCGGCCTGGTCACCGCGGTCAAGGCCGTCGAGCGCGCGGTACTGGACGCGGCGGAAAGCGGATCACGCGCCACCGCCGTGAAGGCCTTCGCGCTGCACCCACTGGTCGACTCGGTGACCGTGGCCGGACGACTCCTCGACGGGTACACGAAGGCCCATCCCGGGCTCGCCTATCTGAACCGGCCCTAG
- a CDS encoding sensor histidine kinase: MVRVESPPIERGTPVVRAMLLPVLLMGGATAAAVALVSPAARIPVVWCGALATVVVAVLTLQLARRARDLRTQRAVYERRFVDLERRIATHDDETVRISKELLPAAIHRLRVGNSPEEVLRDVVDADELYRDLPDAQRTLVYTVLNIIDNEEAMRDSAQRAFVNVARRVQAIVHRQASELREMEEHHGRNPDVFDDLLRIDHGTALIGRLADSIAVLGGARPSRQWPKPVPLFSVLRGAMSRILEYPRVDLHSIAKVAIIGTAVEPLIHACAELLDNATRYSPPQTRVHVTAVEVQTGIAIEIEDGGVSLSEEARARAENMLARAQAGSNMNDLGESPRLGMAVVGRLSRMYDLQVSLRQSAYGGVRAVLIVPRAMITTGPAPGIAHGIGATSRPTSDIDQEAMKHVVPARRKPRPVAQRPATGPVAPVTRPAVPAAAMEDDVPVVTEWTAGGLPQRRSRGRAPLGSHNLPAQAVDPTAGQRNGHISGHGQGNDSGKAQPPGLWLEAFTNAVNGVPQEPKTDEDSDDAWDKGDLK; encoded by the coding sequence ATGGTTCGTGTTGAATCACCGCCGATCGAACGAGGAACCCCCGTCGTTCGCGCCATGTTGCTGCCCGTGCTCCTGATGGGCGGTGCCACCGCCGCCGCGGTGGCACTGGTTTCCCCGGCCGCGCGGATACCAGTCGTCTGGTGCGGCGCGCTCGCCACCGTCGTGGTCGCCGTACTCACCCTTCAACTCGCCCGCCGGGCACGCGATCTGCGCACCCAGCGTGCGGTGTACGAACGGCGCTTCGTCGACCTGGAGCGGCGCATCGCCACACACGACGACGAGACCGTGAGGATCAGCAAGGAGCTCCTGCCGGCCGCCATCCACCGGCTGCGCGTGGGTAATTCGCCCGAAGAGGTGCTCCGTGATGTCGTCGACGCGGACGAGCTGTACCGCGACCTGCCCGACGCCCAGCGCACCCTCGTCTACACGGTGCTGAACATCATCGACAACGAAGAGGCGATGCGTGACTCCGCGCAGCGCGCCTTCGTCAACGTCGCCCGGCGGGTCCAGGCGATCGTCCACCGCCAGGCGAGTGAACTGCGGGAGATGGAGGAGCACCACGGGCGCAACCCCGATGTCTTCGACGACCTGCTCCGCATCGACCACGGCACCGCGCTGATCGGCCGTCTCGCCGACTCCATCGCGGTACTCGGCGGCGCCCGCCCCAGTCGCCAATGGCCCAAGCCCGTACCGCTGTTCAGCGTGCTGCGCGGCGCCATGTCGCGCATCCTGGAGTACCCGCGCGTCGATCTGCACTCGATCGCCAAGGTCGCCATCATCGGCACGGCCGTCGAACCGCTCATCCACGCCTGCGCCGAACTCCTCGACAACGCCACCCGCTACTCGCCGCCGCAGACCCGGGTGCACGTCACCGCCGTCGAGGTGCAGACCGGCATCGCCATCGAGATCGAGGACGGCGGCGTCTCGCTCAGCGAGGAGGCCCGCGCGCGGGCCGAGAACATGCTCGCCAGGGCGCAGGCCGGCTCCAACATGAACGACCTCGGCGAGTCCCCGCGACTCGGCATGGCAGTCGTCGGACGGCTCTCGCGGATGTACGACCTCCAGGTCTCGCTGCGGCAGTCCGCGTACGGCGGTGTCCGTGCCGTACTCATCGTGCCCCGCGCCATGATCACCACCGGACCCGCTCCCGGCATCGCCCACGGCATCGGCGCCACATCGAGGCCCACCAGCGACATCGACCAGGAGGCGATGAAGCACGTCGTGCCGGCACGTCGCAAGCCCCGCCCCGTGGCCCAGCGCCCCGCCACCGGACCGGTCGCACCCGTCACCCGGCCGGCCGTCCCCGCGGCCGCCATGGAGGATGACGTCCCCGTGGTGACCGAGTGGACCGCGGGCGGTCTCCCGCAACGCCGCAGCCGTGGCCGCGCCCCCCTGGGCTCGCACAACCTCCCCGCGCAGGCCGTCGACCCCACCGCAGGACAGCGCAACGGCCACATCAGCGGCCACGGCCAGGGGAACGACAGCGGCAAGGCGCAGCCCCCCGGACTCTGGCTGGAGGCCTTCACCAACGCCGTCAACGGTGTGCCGCAGGAGCCGAAGACCGACGAAGACTCTGACGATGCCTGGGACAAGGGAGACCTGAAGTGA
- a CDS encoding GTP-binding protein: MDFRSSDTITGPRREDVLPTTATAAVKVVIVGGFGVGKTTMVGSVSEIRPLTTEETMTQAGVGVDDNFGVESKTATTVAMDFGRISISEELILYLFGTPGQERFWFLWNGLFEGALGAVVLIDTRRLEVSFDVIGRLEERGVPFVVAVNTFPDAPKHPVETLRAALDLPEEVPVIDCDARLRASSRDVLMTLMRYLHSLALPLA; the protein is encoded by the coding sequence ATGGACTTCAGAAGCTCTGACACGATCACCGGCCCCCGGCGCGAGGACGTCCTTCCCACCACGGCGACAGCCGCGGTGAAGGTCGTGATCGTCGGAGGGTTCGGGGTCGGCAAGACGACCATGGTCGGATCCGTCAGCGAGATCCGGCCGCTGACCACCGAAGAGACCATGACCCAGGCCGGAGTCGGCGTGGACGACAACTTCGGGGTGGAGAGCAAGACCGCGACCACCGTCGCCATGGACTTCGGCCGGATCTCCATCAGTGAGGAACTGATCCTCTATCTGTTCGGCACCCCGGGCCAGGAACGGTTCTGGTTCCTGTGGAACGGCCTGTTCGAAGGTGCCCTCGGCGCGGTGGTCCTCATCGACACCCGCCGCCTCGAAGTCAGCTTCGACGTCATCGGGCGGCTGGAGGAGCGCGGCGTGCCGTTCGTCGTCGCCGTCAACACCTTCCCCGACGCCCCGAAACACCCCGTCGAGACGCTGCGTGCCGCTCTGGACCTCCCCGAAGAGGTCCCCGTGATCGACTGCGACGCCCGGCTGCGTGCCTCCAGCCGAGACGTACTGATGACGCTGATGCGCTATCTGCACAGTCTGGCCCTCCCGCTCGCCTGA
- a CDS encoding cytochrome P450 yields the protein MTTPFHYEPGAAQGPVPPPECPAHGLGVGPGGLRRLYGPEAERDPHGLYDKLRAEHGSVAPVLLHGDVPAWLVLGHSENLHMTRTPSQFSRDSRRWRALQDGTVAPDHPLAPIFTWQPVCVFADGATHERQRGAVTDSMGRIDTRGVRRHVNRYSNRLVNGFCQEGRVDLVSQFAERLPMMVMCAILGMPEEYNDRMVQAARDMTRGTATAVASNAYVLQALTRLVQRRRREPADDFATWLVEHPAGMNDQEVSEHLRLILIASYEATANLIANVLRMVLTDPRFRARLSGGHMTVPEAVEQTLWDEPPFTAVFGRWAVGDTELGGKQIKAGDALIVGIAPANTDPLVRPDLNADMEGNRAHLAFSGGPHECPGQDIGRAIADVGVDALLMRLPDLELAVDESELRWIGNIMGRHLVELPADFAAREPQDDKEPPSIGRPNLPRQDWEAQSTVRHTAPTPGRTPGAAPAPASMGAPAAPGAPGVTSTATVTDESGGTSAGRSAAGRIPQQRRQAAPARLWRAVSRWWSGN from the coding sequence GTGACAACCCCCTTTCACTACGAGCCCGGAGCGGCTCAGGGGCCGGTTCCGCCCCCCGAGTGCCCGGCCCACGGCCTCGGTGTCGGCCCCGGCGGACTGCGCCGGCTCTACGGCCCGGAGGCCGAGCGGGACCCCCACGGGCTGTACGACAAACTGCGCGCCGAACACGGCAGCGTGGCCCCCGTACTGCTGCACGGAGACGTACCCGCCTGGCTGGTCCTCGGGCACAGCGAGAACCTGCACATGACCCGTACCCCCTCGCAGTTCTCCCGCGACTCCCGGCGATGGCGGGCCCTGCAGGACGGCACAGTCGCCCCGGACCACCCACTGGCCCCGATCTTCACCTGGCAGCCGGTCTGTGTCTTCGCCGACGGCGCCACCCATGAACGCCAGCGCGGCGCGGTCACCGACAGCATGGGCCGCATCGACACCCGCGGGGTGCGCCGCCACGTCAACCGCTACAGCAACCGGCTCGTCAACGGCTTCTGCCAGGAAGGCCGCGTCGACCTGGTCAGCCAGTTCGCCGAGCGGCTGCCGATGATGGTGATGTGCGCGATCCTCGGCATGCCCGAGGAGTACAACGACCGGATGGTCCAGGCCGCCCGTGACATGACCCGCGGCACGGCGACCGCCGTCGCGAGCAACGCCTACGTCCTTCAGGCACTGACCCGGCTCGTCCAGCGCCGCCGGCGCGAACCCGCCGACGACTTCGCCACCTGGCTCGTCGAGCATCCGGCAGGAATGAACGACCAGGAGGTCAGCGAGCATCTGCGGCTGATCCTCATCGCCTCCTACGAGGCGACCGCCAACCTGATCGCCAACGTCCTGCGCATGGTGCTCACCGATCCCCGCTTCCGGGCCAGGCTCAGCGGTGGTCATATGACGGTGCCCGAAGCGGTCGAGCAGACCCTGTGGGACGAACCGCCGTTCACCGCGGTCTTCGGCCGCTGGGCGGTCGGCGACACCGAACTGGGCGGTAAGCAGATCAAGGCGGGCGACGCCCTGATCGTCGGCATCGCACCGGCCAACACCGATCCGCTGGTGCGGCCCGACCTCAACGCCGACATGGAAGGCAACCGCGCCCACCTCGCATTCAGCGGCGGCCCCCATGAATGCCCGGGGCAGGACATCGGACGCGCCATCGCGGACGTCGGTGTCGACGCCCTGCTCATGCGGCTCCCCGACCTCGAACTGGCCGTCGACGAGAGCGAGCTGAGATGGATCGGGAACATCATGGGCCGGCACCTGGTGGAGCTTCCGGCGGACTTCGCCGCGCGTGAGCCGCAGGACGACAAGGAACCGCCGTCCATAGGGAGGCCGAACCTGCCGCGCCAGGACTGGGAGGCGCAGTCCACGGTCCGGCACACCGCCCCCACACCCGGACGCACTCCCGGTGCGGCACCGGCGCCTGCCTCGATGGGTGCGCCGGCTGCGCCCGGTGCGCCTGGTGTGACGTCCACTGCGACGGTGACCGACGAGTCCGGTGGCACGTCCGCCGGGCGGTCCGCCGCGGGCCGGATCCCGCAGCAGCGCAGGCAAGCCGCCCCCGCGAGGCTGTGGCGGGCCGTATCGCGCTGGTGGAGCGGCAACTGA
- the thrS gene encoding threonine--tRNA ligase — protein MFSPKPRGECPGASPCGHSSDDREETAMNDHRKLGRELDLFDTDPLIGAGLPYWLPDGAVVRHTLEEYIRTAERRAGYRHVYSPVLGKRELYEISGHWSHYSDDMFPPMDLGGEQVVLRPSLCPHHAVIYRSRSHSYRELPLRMAELGGMYRSELSGVLGGLTRVRAIQLNDAHIFCTLDQVAEEAQAALELIRRAYRALGVSPARYRLSLPGPGGKYVAAPEMWQRSTALLTEVLDRSGLPYEAAEGEAAFYGPKIDVQVTDSAGRESTLSTVQIDFHQPARFDLHYIGPDGAKHRPVMIHRSIIGSVERAVAHLIEEHGGAFPAWLAPTQLAILPVSEAELPNAEALARRCTGLGLRAEVAGPERGTLGARIREARLVPYQAVIGSREAADDHVALRLRDGRRHDPQSADDVLARIVALVDAHSTDLWD, from the coding sequence CTGTTCAGTCCGAAGCCCCGGGGCGAGTGCCCCGGGGCTTCGCCTTGCGGTCACTCGTCCGACGACCGCGAGGAGACCGCCATGAACGACCACCGCAAGCTCGGCCGTGAGCTGGACCTGTTCGACACCGACCCGCTGATCGGCGCGGGACTGCCGTACTGGCTGCCCGACGGCGCAGTCGTGCGCCACACCCTGGAGGAGTACATCCGCACCGCCGAACGGCGGGCGGGCTACCGGCACGTGTACTCGCCGGTGCTCGGCAAGCGGGAGCTGTACGAGATCTCCGGGCACTGGTCGCACTACAGCGACGACATGTTCCCGCCGATGGACCTGGGTGGGGAGCAGGTCGTGCTGCGGCCCAGCCTGTGTCCGCACCACGCGGTCATCTACCGCTCCCGCTCCCACAGCTACCGCGAACTGCCGCTGCGCATGGCCGAGCTGGGCGGCATGTACCGCTCCGAACTCTCCGGAGTGCTCGGCGGACTGACCCGTGTGCGGGCCATCCAGCTGAACGACGCGCACATCTTCTGCACCCTGGACCAGGTGGCCGAGGAAGCGCAGGCCGCGCTGGAACTGATCCGCCGGGCGTACCGGGCGCTGGGCGTCAGCCCGGCCCGCTACCGGCTCTCCCTCCCGGGACCAGGCGGGAAGTATGTCGCCGCCCCCGAGATGTGGCAGCGGTCCACCGCCCTGCTGACCGAGGTCCTCGACCGTTCCGGCCTGCCCTACGAGGCGGCCGAGGGAGAGGCCGCGTTCTATGGTCCCAAGATCGATGTCCAGGTCACCGACAGTGCGGGCAGGGAGTCCACCCTGTCCACCGTCCAGATCGACTTCCACCAGCCGGCCCGGTTCGACCTGCACTACATCGGCCCGGACGGCGCGAAGCACCGGCCGGTCATGATCCACCGCAGCATCATCGGCAGCGTGGAGCGAGCCGTCGCCCATCTCATCGAGGAACACGGCGGGGCCTTCCCCGCCTGGCTCGCCCCCACCCAGCTGGCGATCCTCCCGGTCTCCGAAGCCGAGCTGCCGAATGCCGAGGCGCTCGCCCGGCGGTGCACCGGTCTCGGGCTGCGGGCCGAGGTCGCCGGACCGGAACGCGGCACCCTGGGGGCCCGCATCCGGGAAGCCCGCCTGGTGCCCTACCAAGCCGTCATCGGTTCCAGGGAAGCCGCCGACGACCATGTCGCCCTGCGTCTGCGCGACGGACGCCGGCACGATCCACAGTCCGCCGACGACGTCCTCGCCCGCATCGTCGCCCTGGTGGACGCCCACAGCACCGACCTCTGGGACTAG
- a CDS encoding IclR family transcriptional regulator: protein MGPTRGYTIESLDTGLRLMQLFLTHDTLTVSEAAELLSVGRSTAHRVLSTLAGRGFAIRDSSGRGYCAGPELVRLGRPAGFGTAVREQLGAVLDDAVRRTGETVQSAALIGDQIIITDGRESSHPVRVMLEMGRTHPAHATSGGKMLLSRMTVEQVCALYPQEELAEVTPNTLTSRSALLAELDEIRSCGYALSRGESVWGMNAVAVPLAGASWRDRLALMASAPADRGDDAALIRRAEELRRSAALLGAL, encoded by the coding sequence ATGGGGCCGACACGGGGCTACACCATCGAATCGCTGGACACCGGGCTCCGGCTGATGCAGCTGTTCCTCACCCATGACACGCTCACCGTCTCCGAGGCTGCCGAGCTGCTCTCCGTCGGCCGGTCCACCGCCCACCGGGTGCTCAGCACCCTGGCGGGACGCGGCTTCGCGATCCGGGACTCCTCCGGCCGCGGCTATTGCGCCGGTCCCGAACTCGTACGGCTCGGCCGCCCGGCGGGCTTCGGTACGGCCGTCCGCGAACAGCTCGGAGCGGTACTGGACGACGCGGTACGGCGCACCGGTGAGACCGTGCAGAGTGCGGCACTGATCGGCGACCAGATCATCATCACCGACGGCCGCGAGTCCTCGCACCCGGTGCGGGTGATGCTGGAGATGGGCCGTACTCATCCCGCCCACGCCACCTCGGGCGGCAAGATGCTGCTCTCCCGGATGACGGTGGAGCAGGTCTGCGCCCTCTACCCGCAGGAGGAGCTGGCGGAGGTCACCCCGAACACCCTCACCTCGCGGTCCGCACTGCTCGCGGAGCTCGATGAGATCCGCTCCTGCGGATACGCCCTCAGCCGCGGGGAGTCGGTCTGGGGCATGAACGCCGTCGCCGTTCCGCTGGCCGGGGCGAGCTGGCGGGACCGGCTGGCCCTGATGGCATCGGCGCCCGCCGACCGCGGCGACGACGCGGCACTCATCCGCCGCGCCGAGGAACTGCGCCGGTCCGCCGCACTGTTGGGCGCACTCTGA
- a CDS encoding DUF742 domain-containing protein: MNSPRRERREADPSLSDPERLYVITGDPDGSERAPLDLVTMVVAKAQPTPTVQPEQAVILRLCQAPLSVAEISAYLGLPFSVVTSLLTELLASELIESRAPIVRATLPDRSLLEAVMHGLQKL; encoded by the coding sequence ATGAATTCTCCCCGACGAGAACGCCGAGAGGCCGATCCGTCACTGAGCGACCCGGAACGGCTGTACGTGATCACCGGCGATCCCGACGGCAGCGAGCGGGCGCCGCTCGACCTGGTCACGATGGTCGTCGCGAAGGCCCAGCCGACGCCGACTGTCCAGCCCGAGCAGGCCGTGATCCTGCGGCTCTGTCAGGCGCCGTTATCCGTCGCCGAGATCTCGGCGTACCTCGGTCTGCCCTTCAGCGTGGTGACATCGCTCCTCACGGAACTCCTCGCGAGCGAACTCATCGAATCGCGCGCGCCCATCGTCCGCGCCACTCTCCCGGACAGGTCCCTTCTCGAAGCGGTGATGCATGGACTTCAGAAGCTCTGA
- a CDS encoding FUSC family protein, giving the protein MSDTIIRSRQPSVRRLPLAAPLRLARPSDMWFKPALSVVVATAVPDLLLFAVDRLDLVMYTMAGSLCALYGHNLPYARRARAVAGVVVSMVIGMAISLVAASLTGSTAVLIAVGALLAAGQKMLCDATRIGPPGPVIFTFVTSAALFAPQHLGQVPGHLALTLAAGVISWLVTVGPAVIRREGPERRATARALDAAAAYVTAPGHRTRRAAVAAVHAAWQALLAAGRPTPVRRALERLVVHAEAALAGGAHGVSPIAPTAAPASAPDPERLRVWARQTRARGPVPTPPPAPGTSDELFGIDAERAARRTRSRREARRALLRRLAPGSPLLPIGARALIGCALAGYVSQAAGVGRPYWAIVTAASLYQANVTLSWNRALQRTLGNLLGVLVFAVVLPVSRTGPLALIGFCLLFGFAAEALITRNYWLGSIAVTPMALLVLEFGGTHPAGELIGDRVLDTVIGAGVGILAAMLVTNRRAAGRLEKALAATDRARAHAVHALAAPQPTPAALDAARRRLTGSLVELREADDTAAGEWWQRALPQEQVLAAEQAGHRTLAATATRQGLIAPAQENGAV; this is encoded by the coding sequence GTGAGCGATACAATCATCCGATCCCGGCAGCCCTCGGTCCGCAGACTCCCGCTGGCCGCACCCCTGCGCCTCGCCCGGCCCTCGGACATGTGGTTCAAGCCGGCGCTGAGTGTGGTCGTCGCCACCGCCGTACCGGATCTTCTGCTGTTCGCCGTCGACCGGCTCGACCTCGTGATGTACACGATGGCCGGCTCGCTCTGTGCGCTGTACGGCCACAACCTGCCGTACGCCCGCCGCGCCCGAGCCGTGGCCGGAGTCGTCGTCTCCATGGTCATCGGCATGGCGATATCCCTCGTCGCGGCCTCGCTCACCGGATCGACCGCCGTGCTGATCGCGGTGGGCGCACTGCTCGCCGCCGGACAGAAGATGCTCTGCGACGCCACCCGCATCGGCCCGCCCGGGCCGGTGATCTTCACGTTCGTGACCTCGGCCGCACTCTTCGCCCCGCAGCACCTCGGCCAGGTACCCGGCCACCTCGCGCTGACCCTGGCCGCGGGCGTGATCTCCTGGCTGGTCACGGTCGGCCCCGCGGTGATCCGCAGGGAGGGGCCGGAGCGCCGGGCGACCGCCCGCGCACTCGACGCGGCCGCGGCATACGTCACCGCCCCCGGTCATCGCACCCGGCGCGCCGCGGTCGCGGCCGTGCACGCGGCCTGGCAGGCGCTGCTCGCCGCCGGACGCCCCACGCCCGTACGCCGGGCTCTCGAACGTCTCGTCGTCCACGCCGAGGCCGCCCTTGCCGGGGGCGCCCACGGCGTTTCCCCGATCGCTCCCACCGCTGCCCCCGCTTCCGCCCCCGACCCCGAACGGCTCCGCGTCTGGGCCCGGCAGACCCGTGCCCGCGGACCCGTCCCCACTCCGCCGCCCGCCCCCGGCACGTCCGATGAGTTGTTCGGCATCGACGCCGAACGGGCCGCCCGGCGCACACGAAGCCGCCGCGAAGCCCGCCGCGCACTGCTGCGCCGCCTCGCCCCGGGCTCCCCGCTGCTCCCCATCGGCGCCCGTGCGCTGATCGGCTGCGCCCTGGCCGGATATGTCTCCCAGGCGGCCGGCGTCGGCCGGCCCTACTGGGCGATCGTCACGGCCGCCTCCCTGTACCAGGCCAACGTGACATTGTCCTGGAACCGGGCCCTCCAGCGGACCCTCGGCAATCTGCTCGGCGTCCTCGTCTTCGCCGTCGTCCTCCCGGTCAGCCGCACCGGACCGCTGGCCCTCATCGGCTTCTGCCTGCTCTTCGGCTTCGCGGCGGAGGCCCTGATCACGCGCAACTACTGGCTCGGCTCCATCGCCGTCACGCCGATGGCCCTGCTGGTCCTGGAGTTCGGCGGCACCCACCCGGCCGGTGAGCTCATCGGCGACCGGGTCCTGGACACGGTGATCGGCGCAGGCGTGGGCATCCTCGCCGCCATGCTGGTGACCAACCGCCGGGCCGCCGGACGCCTGGAAAAGGCCCTGGCCGCCACTGACCGGGCCCGCGCCCATGCCGTACACGCTCTCGCCGCCCCGCAGCCCACGCCCGCCGCCCTCGACGCCGCGCGCCGCAGGCTGACCGGATCGCTCGTCGAGCTGCGCGAGGCCGACGACACCGCAGCGGGCGAATGGTGGCAGCGCGCCCTGCCCCAGGAACAGGTCCTCGCGGCCGAGCAGGCCGGACACCGTACGCTCGCGGCGACAGCAACACGGCAGGGGCTGATCGCCCCCGCCCAGGAGAACGGAGCGGTGTGA
- a CDS encoding MarR family winged helix-turn-helix transcriptional regulator: protein MTDDIVASVVRQWQAVNPELDTGPMELIGRINRCAALLQQAEDAPLRAAGLTRAEFDLLGAVRRTDRELTPGELARETFSSGAAVTKRLRVLQERGLVDRRSDARDRRVAHVRLTEEGRDLVDRLLPRQLAYERMVLSGLDEQSRARLSTQLSELLVQLEGRIGGARR from the coding sequence GTGACCGACGACATCGTCGCCTCGGTGGTGCGGCAGTGGCAGGCCGTCAACCCGGAGCTGGACACCGGACCGATGGAACTCATCGGCCGTATCAACCGCTGCGCGGCCCTGCTCCAGCAGGCGGAGGACGCCCCGCTGCGCGCCGCCGGCCTGACCCGCGCCGAGTTCGACCTGCTCGGTGCCGTACGCCGTACCGACCGCGAACTCACCCCCGGCGAGCTGGCCAGGGAGACGTTCTCGTCCGGCGCCGCCGTCACGAAGCGTCTGCGGGTCCTTCAGGAGCGTGGGCTCGTCGACCGCCGCAGCGACGCCCGCGACCGCCGCGTCGCCCATGTCCGCCTCACCGAGGAGGGCCGCGACCTGGTCGACCGGCTGCTGCCCCGGCAGCTGGCGTACGAACGCATGGTGCTGTCCGGTCTCGACGAGCAGTCCCGTGCCCGGCTCAGCACCCAGCTCAGCGAGTTGCTGGTGCAGCTGGAGGGACGCATCGGCGGCGCCCGGCGCTGA